TCTCCCTTGTTGCCATCAATATAAGTGACAGCGGAAGAGCAACTAGCAGTGGCGACAAAACCGGGATCATAGGTGAACAAATCCGCTTTTTTTAATGGCGAAATATCAATCACATCAGGCCCGAGACTCCCTGAATACATGGGAAATTGTATCGTCTCACCATTAGGAAGCGTGAGTGTAGCGAATTTGTCAGAAGTACGATTGTCGTACAATTTTTTGAGGGAGGCAATCATGCGGGTTCTCCTTTTTGATGATACGTGTTTTTTAACTGTTGAATGATAGTATCTTTTTCGGTTATTGCCACATTATCAATAGTATTTTGATTAATATTAGTGTGCAATAAATGCCATAACCTATCGTCTTCCAACGCTAGTAACTGAGAAAAAGCAAGCAATTCAGAATCGGATAATTCATCAGCTCGCTGCTGCCAAAAATTATTTAATAATAGTTCTAATTCTAACAGCCCACGACGCAATTGCCATTGCAGACGTTTTTTTGACACATTCAAACCGCACGCCTCACCATAATATCTTTGATTTTTCCGATGGCACGGGTTGGATTAAGTCCTTTAGGGCATACGTCTACACAGTTCATAATTGAGTGACAGCGAAACAAGCGATATGGATCCTCTAAATTATCCAGCCGCTCGTTAGTCGCTGTGTCGCGGCTGTCCGCAATAAAGCGATACGCCTGCAATAATCCTGCTGGGCCAACGAATTTGTCTGGATTCCACCAAAATGACGGACACGAAGTAGAGCAACACGCACACAAAATACACTCATATAAGCCATCTAATTCGGCACGTTCTGCTGGCGATTGTAAAATTTCTTTTTCCGGCTCCGGCTCGTCATTAATCAACCACGGCTTGATAGAGCGATATTGTTTGTAAAATTGACTCATGTCTACAATGAGATCGCGAATAATTGGCAACCCAGGTAAAGGTCGTACTTCTATCGGTTCTTTGAGGTCAGCCAACTGCGTGACACAAGCTAGTCCATTTTTACCGTTAATATTCATGCCGTCTGAACCGCACACACCCTCGCGGCAAGAACGCCGTAACGTAAGCGAATCGTCTATGTGCGACTTAATGTGCACCAACGCATCTAAAAGCATTTTGGCATTTTCTGGCAGTTGCACGTCAAAATCCTGCATATACGGCTTAGCGTCTTTTTCGGGGTTGTAGCGATAGATAGAAAATTTCATAAAATCCCCTTTTCCTCATCGTTTATTCGTTGTTGAATATTGCTCATACCTATTTTATTGTCGCTCAATACGTCCGCTTTTTGGGTGGAAAGCTCTCCACCGTGAGTGGCTGCATTTGTACTGGACGGTAATCTAGCCGGTCGTCATCAGCAAAATAGAGTGTGTGCTTTATCCATTCGGCATCATTGCGATCAGGATAATCATCACGAGCGTGCGCGCCCCGACTTTCTTTGCGTGCCGCCGCCGAATGCACCGTCGCCGCCGCTACCAGTAGCAAATTTTCTAATTCCAACGCTTCTATGCGTGCCGTATTATAAATTTTGCTGTGGTCGCTAATTGCCGTCGTTGCCATTTGTGGCAACAGCTTGGCAAATTTTTTCAATCCCGCCTGCATATTGTCTTCGGTACGAAACACACCAAAATAATTTTGTACTACATCCAACATTCCTTCACGTATGGTATCGGGACTTTCTCCGCCTGCACTATCCCAGCGGGCAATACGAGATAGCGCCATGTCTGTCGCATTATCAGCCAAATCGTCCACCCGAAAATCGCCATGATGTTCAATAATATGCTTGCCTGCAGCACGTCCAAAGATAACCAAATCCAACAGCGAATTACTACCCAAACGGTTAGAACCGTGTACCGACACGCTAGCACATTCACCTACCGCATACAAACCAGCGATAATTTCATCCGTGCCATTTTTGTGAGTAATAACCTGCGCAAAACGATTAGTGGGAATACCGCC
This region of Candidatus Persebacteraceae bacterium Df01 genomic DNA includes:
- a CDS encoding succinate dehydrogenase assembly factor 2; this translates as MSKKRLQWQLRRGLLELELLLNNFWQQRADELSDSELLAFSQLLALEDDRLWHLLHTNINQNTIDNVAITEKDTIIQQLKNTYHQKGEPA
- a CDS encoding succinate dehydrogenase iron-sulfur subunit produces the protein MKFSIYRYNPEKDAKPYMQDFDVQLPENAKMLLDALVHIKSHIDDSLTLRRSCREGVCGSDGMNINGKNGLACVTQLADLKEPIEVRPLPGLPIIRDLIVDMSQFYKQYRSIKPWLINDEPEPEKEILQSPAERAELDGLYECILCACCSTSCPSFWWNPDKFVGPAGLLQAYRFIADSRDTATNERLDNLEDPYRLFRCHSIMNCVDVCPKGLNPTRAIGKIKDIMVRRAV